The sequence AGCGCCGTCGAGGAGTGGAACCGCGAGGCGCCGAACGCCGCCGGGTGGCAGTGCGCCGGACTGGCGCAGCGGCAGACGCTCGCCGCCGTCGCGACAACCTGGAAATGGCGAGCCCGCGCTGAGACTGCCGGCACCACCGTCAACGTCGGCAATCTCGCCATCGCCGTGCTGCAGCTGGAGGCGACGCCGACGGCGCCGCGCCGGCGGTACATGGCGGTTGCCGCGTAGCCCGCAACTCGTTCTGCTCCTTAAAGCTCGCCTCAAGCGGACTCCCCAGCCATGACCCCCGACGAGCACACCGCCGCCATCCGTGCGCTGCAAAGCGATGTCGCCGACATCAAGGGCACCCTCAACAACGGCCTGCGGGCGATGGTCCAGGACCAGCGAACGGAGCTGGCGACGGTTAAGGAAGACATCCAGCAGATCCGTGACGCGCTGACCAGCCACGTCGCCAAGGAAGACGTCGTCTACGAAATCTTCAAGCGGGTGATGAACACCGGCGTCACCATTACCGGCGCATTGATCGCGCTGCTGCTCTCGATCATCGGCTACCTGCTGACCAACCCGGTCGGCTTGCACTGAGCCGGCCATCACTTGACGCCCCACGGCCGCCTTCGGGCGGCCTTTTCATGTCCGGAGGTGATCATGACGATTCAAACCATGCTGCCGCGCGGCATCCGCAACAACAATCCGCTGAACATCCGCCTCGTTGCCGAGAACCGCTGGCAGGGCCGGGTGCCACCGAAGCACAACAGCGATGGCGCCTTCGAGCAGTTCGAAGACCCGATCATGGGACTGCGGGCGGCGGCGGTGCTGCTGATCGCTCACTACGACCGCCGGCATCTCGACACAATCCGCAAGCTGGTGGAGGTGTGGGCGCCGCCGAACGAGAACGACACCGAGGCGTACGCTCGGACAGTTGCCAAGGCGAGCGGCTTCGACATCGGCGAGCCGCTCGATCTGCACGACCACGCCTGCCTGAAGCCCATCCTGGTGGCGATGATCCGGGTGGAGAACGGCCGGCAGCCCTACACCGGCGCTCAGATCGACGCAGCACTGGTCCGCGCCGGCGTGATGCCGCCCGAGCGCTCGCTGCAGCAGACGCGGACGGTAAAGGCCGGGCAGGTCGCAGCGGCTGGCACCATCGGCGCCGGCGCGATCGGTGTCATTCAGGAAACGGTCGGCCAAGCGCACGACGCGCTCGCCAGTATCGTGCCGTACCTCGATGCGGCCAAGTGGGGGCTGCTTGCGGTCACGCTGATCGGCATCGGCGTCATGTTGTGGGCGCGCATCGATGATCGGCGCCAAGGCTTGCGCTGATGTGGCTGCTCCTCCAGGGCTGCCTGCTTCGCAATGTGCTCACGATCCTGGGATGGCTCGCCGCCGCGGCCGGCGTCGCCGCAGTTCTCTTCGGCGCCCGCCAGGCCGGCCGCAATGCCGAGCGTGTCGAGAATATGCGGCGGACTGTGGAGGTGCAACGTGACCAGCTCGAGGCTGCGAGCCGTCGTCCTCGCGATCGCGGTGAGCTCGCTCGCCGGATGCGGGACGGAACGCTCTGACGGCGCACCCTGTCCGCCGGTTATCGCCTACAGCAGGGAGTTCCTGGCCCGCGCGGCCGACGAACTCGCCTCGTTGCCTGCCGGCTCGGTTATCGAGCAGATGCTCGCGGACTATCAGGTGATGCGGGATCAGGCGAGGGTGTGTCGGTGATGCAATCTCAGGTCGCTATCACCGACTTCGCGCCGCTGTGGGGTGAGCTGTTGCCCGGCCGAACAGGCGCGCACCGTCCGCCTACTGGTCGAGCGGGCCCGACGTCACGCCAGAACACATCGCCGCGCGCTGCGGGCGGAGGGGCTGCAGACGCTGGTCGAGCAGCTCCCCACAACCGATGCGAAGGCAAACGCGGCATGAGAGCGAATGGCAGGATCGGGAAAGCCCGCTTGGCAGTTCGACGGCACTATGACCAGCGTCCGCACTCCAATGACGTTCGTGCGCCGCAGCGGCCGCAAGGTGATGACTCGACGGTGGCGACGGCTAAGCAGAGATTCGTATCTCGTCCAACGGAACGGACTTGCGCTCCTCATTGAGGGCCTCGACGGCTTTATGGATGGCTTGGTCAAGCGCGTTGGCGTCGGCGAAGGTCTGGTGGGCGAGGTGATGCGCCTTGAGATCGCGCCAGACGGTTTCGATGTCGTTCAACTCCGGCGTATTTGGGCAGCCACTCGACGGTGAGCCAATGGGCGCGGGCAGCGAGTGCTGCCTGCGAGAGTTTGCTGGTATGGATTGGACCGTTGTCCTCGACCAGCACCACTGGCTTGACGGGCTGACCCGGCTTGGGACCGTAGAGCCGGTCCAGTTGTTCGAGATGGGCGACGAAGTCGCTGCTTCGCTTGGTCTTGCTCGTGTGCACGATGAGCTGACGGGTCTTGTAATCGAGAGAACCCAGCATCGCGACTTTCTTCGCCTGCCCGGGCGCGGGAACGCGCAGGTCCGCTCCCGTCATCGCCCAGGCGCGGGCGAGGTAGGGATGCGTCAGTGCCTCGCTCTCGTCACCGTAGAGCAGAACGACGTCGCCGGCGTCGGCCTGCTGTTTGAGAAGGTGCAGGCGCAGACCAACCCGGTCGACTTCGGCGGCGACCTGGCGCCCCTTCAGCGTGTGCCGGGGACGCCGCCAACGGAACTTTTTTTTCGCAGCGCCTTGCACAGTTGCGAACGACTGATGCTCACGCCCTCGCGTGCCTCGATCTCGGCGCGCAGGCGCGGAATGGTCCAGTTGGGCCGGTCGGCGACGGGCTCGGCCAGCAACGGCATGGCCACGCGCAGCGGCGCCTCGCTTTTGACTGGCGCGGGGCCGGGGGCGACGGTGGCCGTCAGCGCGTCGACGCCGCCTCTCATGAAATCGCTTCGCCAGAGCCGAACCGTGTCTTCCCGCACGCCAAAGGCTTCGGCAATCCGTCCGCTCGTCCAGCCCGAGACGGTCAGCAGCACCGCCCGGGATCGGTCCGCCTCGCCGCGATCACGCGAACCGGCCAACGCCGCCAACGCCGCCAATGCCGCTCGCTGTTCCTTAGTTACCGAGAGAGGGGATTTTTTTCCGCTCATGCCTGCCGCCCGCAAATCGAGGCGATCAGGGAACCAGCCCGCCATCCGTTGGTCAACCCGGCGATTTCTGCTTAGGCGTTGGCGCGGCCACGCCCCGACGAGGCGCTGATCCGCGCGCACGCCCGTGCCCATCGCTGGAAGCGGTTGCTGGAGGATGGGAGGTATTGCTCGGCACACGAGATTGCCGAAGCGGAGGGCATCACACGCAGCTTCGTCAACCGCTTGCTCCGGCTGACGCTGCTGGCGCCGGAGATACAACAGGCGAATTCTCGACGGACGGCAGCCAAGAGATGCTTTTAAATGGGCTGATGCGCACCATGCCGAGCAATGGAAGGAGCAGCGTGCCCGTAGAACCTCAATTGGCCATATTTAGTATTCCCACACGCGGACATCTCAATGTATGGTGCAAGGAGCTGGCTAACGCAATCTGCATCACATCCATTAGGATTCTATGGCACAGATCCTTGCTCACTGCTTAAGTCCATCGGTGACGCAAGCGTCGCTGCCCGGGTTCTGCCCGGTCGATGCCGCTCTTGAGCGCCTCGCCGAGGCAGGGATCGAAGAGCGCGGCGCAATCTTCACGCGCCGTGAAGTGGTCGATTTCATTCTTGACCTTGCTGGTTATACGGCCGACAAGCCTTTGCAGGAGCTGCGCCTCCTTGAGCCGTCCTTCGGTGAGGGCGATTTTCTGCTGCCCGCAGTCTCCCGACTTCTAGCCGCTTGGCGCGAGCACGGCTCCCGCAAGTCAGACGATCCCGTAGCGTCGCTGCGGGATTCCATGCGCGCCGTGGAGCTGCACCGCGCCTCCTTCGATGCAACCCGCGCAAAGCTTCTTGCGCTACTCAGGAAGGAAGGCCTGTCCGACCGGCAAAGCGAGGAGCTTGCCCAGGCATGGCTGAGCCAGAAGGATTTCTTGCTGACCGATTTCCTGGACACCTTCACCCACGTCGTCGGCAATCCCCCCTACGTGCGGCAGGAGCTGATACCGGACGCTCTAATCGCCGAGTACCGCAGCCGCTTCCAGACGATCTTCGACCGAGCCGACATCTACATTCCCTTTATAGAGAAGTCGCTTTCGCACCTGGCGGAAGGGGGGCATCTCGGCTTCATCTGTGCCGACAGGTGGATGAAGAACCGCTATGGGGGTCCGCTCCGCCGCATGGTGGCCGAGAACTTCCACCTCAAAGTTTACGTGGACATGGTCGATACCCCGGCCTTCCTGGCCGACGTGATTGCCTATCCCGCAATCACGGTCATTGCACGCGGCAAACCCGGACCTACCCGCATCGCGCACCGTCCCGTTATCGAAGCGAAGACTCTTTCCGCGTTGGCCCACCAGCTTGCTTGCAGCGCGCCGCCGGAGACGCGCGGCCCCGTCGAGGAAATGCCCGTCGTCGCGAGCGGATGTGAACCCTGGATTCTGGAGTCGACCGACCAGCTCGCGCTGGTCCGCCGCCTTGAGGAGCGCATTCCCGCCATCGAAGCGGCCGGTTGCATGGTGGGCATTGGCGTTGCGACCGGAGCCGACAAGGAGTTCATCGGCTTGTTCGACGAGTTGGACGTGGAGGCGGACCGCAAGCTGCCGCTGGTCTTGACCCGCGATATTATGAGCGGCCATGTGAAATGGCGCGGTTACGGCGTGATCAATCCTTTCAAGGATGATGGGGGACTCGTCGAACTCGGCAAGTACCCCAAACTTGCTCGCTACTTGGAGGCCCGCCGGAAAGATAGCAGGACGGCACATTTCAAAAGCAGCCGCATAACTGGTACCGGACCATCGACCGCATCTATCCGGCCATAGCGCGCAAGCCGAAACTTCTCATTCCGGACATCAAGGGTAAAGCTCACATCGTCTATGAGGAGGGTCTGCTGTATCCTCATCACAATCTCTATTTCATTACGTCGGATGAGTGGGACCTCAAAGCCTTGCAGGCCGTTCTTTTGTCAGGCATAGCCCGTCTCTTTGTAGCCATCTATTCCACAAAAATGCGCGGCGGGTATTTGCGCTTTCAGGCACAGTACCTGCGTCGTATCCGCCTTCCGAGGTGGCAGGACGTGCCGGAGCGCGTCAGGAACTCCCTGATTGAGGCGGCTAGGAAAGGCGACCTTTCTGCCTGCAACGACGCGGTATTCAGGCTCTACGGCCTCTCGCCCGAGGAGTGCGCCGCCCTTGGCGGCAGCGGGGCGTAGGCATGGCGATCGATCTTGCCGACTACGAACGCAAGGCCTGTGAGGCCGTGAAAGCTTTCTGGGGCAACCGCGAGGAGGCGCCAGAAGCAGATCGAGGCCGGTAGGGTGGACCAGGGTGAGCGCTCCGGCGTGACAGCCGGGAAGAACATGAACGGGTTTCTCACCCTGATCATCGACCTCATAGAGGCCAACGGCCTTCCTCTCTCGAGCGTCCACCTTAAGCGCCGCGTGGTCACGCTTCCCGGCTACTTCCGTCCCACCAAGCTCTGGGATCTTATCGTTACGCACCAGGGTGACCTCGTCGCCGCCGTCGAGCTGAAATCCCAGGTCGGTCCGTCCTTCGGCAACAACTTCAACAACCGCACCGAAGAGGCCCTTGGGACGGCCGTGGACTTCCGAACGGCTTTCCGCGAAGGCGCGTTCGGAGAATCCCCGGGGCCATTCACCGGTTGGCTCATGCTTCTTGAAGACGCCCCAGAATCCCGATCGCCGGTCCGCGACTCCTCGCCGCACTTTCCGGTTCTTCCGGAGTTCCAGGGGGCTTCCTACGCCGAACGTTACAACATTCTCTGCAGAAAGCTGGTTCAGGAAGAGCTGTACACAGTGGCGACGATTTTGACGTCGCCCCGCACAGCAAGAGAGACTGGCGAGTATGGCGAGATGAGCACTCTAACCGGCTTGAAAACGTTTGTTACAAGCTTTGCCGGACACGTCGCGGCATCGTCAGCACGTCTGAACGAATGAGTCGGAGGATACATGTCTAAGAGCGCGGATGATTCTCTTCCAAAAGATGAGGAGACGGACGAGCCGCCTTATTCCGAAGAGACTTTCGAGGACAAAGACGACGACGCCGATGGAGGCGAGAGCAGGCCGGAACTTCAGATTCCGCTTCGTGAGAGAAAGCTTGTCACGCAGCCCTTTGATTTCATCGTCAGCTCTATTGAACAGCAGATAAAAGATGGCTCTCTAGTGCTTCAGGATCATTTTCAGCGCCGCCGTGTCTGGGACGATACAAAGGCCAGCCGTTTGATCGAATCACTTCTTTTAAATGTTCCCATACCCGTTTGCTACTTCGCCGAAAGTGAAGATGGCGCGTACAGCGTTATTGATGGCCAACAGCGCCTGACCTCCATTTACCGCTATCTTACGAATCAATTTTCCTTAAGAGGGCTGCGAGTTCGCCCGGAAATAAACCGGAAGCGCTTCGTCGAACTGGACCCTTCGGATCAGCGCCTGATAAGAACTCGTACAATACGGTGTATCGCACTTCAAAAGGAGTCAAATCCTGACATCAGGTTCGACGTCTTTGAGCGCCTTAATTCTGGATCGGTGAAGCTGACGGCCCAGGAGCTTCGAAACTCCACCTATCGGGGACGGCTTAACGCTCTGATCCGGGAACTCTGCGAAGATAAGTTATTCCAAAAGCTCAGAGGAGCAAGCGGGTTGGACAAGCGGATGCGGGATGCCGAGCTTATTCTACGCTTCTTTGCATTCCATTATGCGCCCTCCGCATACAAAGGATATTTTGCTCCCTTTCTGGACAACTATCTGGCGAGCGGTATTCGCATGTCGGACGTTGATATTGAGCGTCACAGAACGCTTTTTCTTGAGACAATACAAAAAGTGGAGGACGTATTTGGAGACAAGGCGTTCCGCCGTTTCGACAAAAACGGAAACGCGGAAAACCAGATCAATCGCGCGATCTACGACGTTATTATGCTTACATTTGCTAGAATTGATAAAGGCGCTCTTGAGGGCAGCAAAAGCGAACTTGTCCGCACATTTTGCGAAATGTGTAACAATGACAAAGTATTTTTTGATGCCATCATACAGGCCACGCGAGACAAAACGCGCATCAACAATCGGTTGGCCCAATGGATTTATAATTTGAGGCAGCTCGGCATACACTGCCCTGACATTGTATTCGGATAGTCGGAGCATAATGCAGTGGCCTCGTCCGCGGCCATGAGCAAATTCAACGAGAGACTGCAGGAAGTGCAGCTTCTGCTGGAAATGTGTTCACCTCCTGAGGCGAATATCACCGAACAGAGCGCCGCCGCAGCAAAAGATAATGCTATCCTAAGAGGAGCACTGGTATTTGCTGTGTTCGCACGTGGAAGGCTTTTTCGAGGACCTCATCGGGGATGCTATAGTCGCGTATGCGAAAATCGCGCCGACCTGTAACGAAATTCCCAGGGCGATCGTAGCGCACCAGGTCGTCGGACGGCCAGAAAGGTGGGACAACTGCGATATCGTTAAGCGCCTCGAGATTATCATGGAGTGCACAGGTCACCCGTTCGTGTCGGGGGACAAGCTGCGCCTTCTCGCGGGTCTTGATCCCGAGCTGCATACAAAGGGCTTTGCCAATCCAGGGAGCGACGAAATAGAATGCCTCTTCAAGACGATCGGTCTTCAGAAAATATGGGAACGCTTCGCCGCTATCGAGGCTGACAGAGTCATCAAGAACGCTCTGAATGCCCTTGTCCACAGACGGAACCAAATTGCACACGGACAAATGGACTCGACCGTGACACGCGCGGACGTAGAAGACTACATGGCAAAAGTTCGAAGACTTGGCGAGGTAATGGACCAGGTCATCGAGAAAGAAGTGTGCGAACATCTGAGCGTTGACGCGGTATGGGCGCTGGTTCAAGAGGCAGAAATTTAGCACATCGCTGTAGACGTATGTTCTTTGGTTCGGGCATCCTCTATCGGGCTGGTCGCTGTGCAGCCCTTCTCGAATGTAATGCCGGTGGGCGCGCGCACTAGAAAGGGCGCGCTCAGCTGTTATTGAGCGCACGATCCTGGTTCCGGACCGTTGCGGGCGTTGTCCGCTGTTAGCAAGGCTACCTTTTTGGGGGTGCACTCACGGGCCACGACGGCAATGGCGATCAGAACGATTCTACCGACCATGGATCCATCATCCGGCTTTTGGGCCGCCAGCGAACGCAACGGCTACGAGGTTCAATCGATCTGGGCAATGGCCAGCGACGCTCTGGCGACGATATTCGCGTTGACGCCGATCGAAGTCCGGGCCTTCCTGGACAGCCATGCGGGCCGCTTTCTGGTCGATGACATCGGCTTATCGAAGGCGGTCCGACAGACACCGAGGCGATTGAAACGCTAATCCAGGCGCGGCTGTGCCTTCTCGGCTGGCAGCGGCTATACGAGCAGACGATCTCGGAAATTCGGGCGCAGGGACGCGCTCCACAGAACCCTCGCTCGAAGCGTTCAATTGCCTGCAGCAGATCGATTTGTCCTACCCACCGCAGCAGTGATTAATGGCCGGGCGATCTCGTGCTCCGCCCGGCGCGTTCGCTTCGCTGAGGCGCGCGCTAATCCTGTACCGCGGTATTTTCCTCAATGTCCCGACAGCGAGGCGTTAGGGTTGCGCCGGGCCATAGCCGGTGAGCTCCAGGTAGCCGCGGCCAACCGGCCTGCCATCTTCGAGAGCCCGGGCCGCCCCTTCCCAGTAGACGAGGCGCGACGTTTCTCGCGCATCGTATTCCTGGTCGTCCATCATCGGCTCAATGGTTACCTCGCGTTCACCCACCCTTACTCGCCACGCTACCGGAAAGACGATCCCGGTGCTCGACGAGCGCCACTGCCGCAGCGGCGTGAAGGCCACTTCCGTCGGCCCGAGCACAGTGAGAGTGCCCAAGGCGTCGCGAATGCTGCCGAAGGCCCACAAGGGGTTGCCGTCATGGTCTCGCACCCGGCTCGCCATAAACGCCCCGCCGTCGGCCATGTTGATGCCGATCCAGTCCCATCGTGGCTGGGCGATCCACTCTGGCGCGGTGAACCATTCCCGGTCGAGCCACGCGGTGCCGGTGACCGGCAGCGCCCGGTCGCCGCGGGTTACAGTGCCATTCACTGCGAGCTGCGGCACGCTGTAGTAGTGGCTCGCCACCGTCGGGTCGGGAGTCTTCTGGCTGTAGCCGTGATCGCCGTTGAGCATCGGCGGCTGAGTAGGCTCGAGGCGCAGCGCGAGGGTAAAGCCGCGCGCCGGGAAGGCGATGACGTAGGCACCGCCCGCCTCCCTGGCGAGCGACCAGTCGCCCATCCGCACGTCCATGGCCCCCTCCCGCGCCCCCGCCTGTCCCGAATCGGCAGGCGCCACCCTCTGATCGTGCAAAACCGCGCCCTGAGCCGGATCGCTCAAAGCTGCATGGCCGACGAAGATCTGCCTGGGCTCGGAGAGACTGCGGCCGTCTTCACCATGGTCCTGGCGTAGGCGGAAAAAGGTGATCTGGAAGCCGAGGGCATCGCCGTCGGGAACGTCCAGCCAACCGGATATATACCACCATTCCTTGCCGAAGGCGGGATGGCTGCCCTCGTCCTCGGGGAAACGAATGCGGTAGGTGGGGTCGGCCTGCTGCACCGCGGGGGTGCCGCCCCCGGCGGCGGACGCCGGCACGGGCACGATCAGGAGGCAGACCAGGACAGCGAAGTGGAGGGCGGCGAACAGTCGTCTCATCGGGAGCGGCAATCCGAATATCCCTGCATGACCGCATATACGATACCACAATCGATACGGATGCGGCGGTGGGCAGCCGAAAGTGGCAATTGTTGCCCCGCAGGATGTTCGCTTTTCTTCCGTATCGCACGCTTACGTCGTTCATTCAACTCGACTCCAAGAGTGGAGCACAGCAAGGTACCGGACTGAAGAAGGGCGAGGACAATGAGGTGCGAGCGATGTTCGAGACGAATTTCTCCGAACTTGTCGCACGAGGTAACGGTCAACCGTTAACCGCTTCCTTTTCTTTGCGCCGAGAATCGATCTGGCGATCGCCGACGACACGTGATCCGCCGCCGCCTTCACCGGATCGGCGGCGAGATGGGCGTAGCGTGCCGTCGTCTGTACCTGGGTGTGGCCGAGTAGCTTGCCGATCATCGGCAGGCCCTGGCGGACGGCGACGGCGGCGGACGCGAAGGTGTGGCGCAGAATCGTGGATGCGGGCGTCCTTGAGCCCGGCGCGGGCGCGCAGCCGCTGCCAGAACGGTTGCAGGTCGATGAGCCTGCCGCCCGGCTTGATGCCGTAGATTACCCACGGATTCTTGGGCAGGACGACGGAGGTGCGGACAACGCATCGCCCTGGTCCGCCCGCCGCAGTCGCTCGTAGAGAAACGCTAAGCAGCGATTCGTAGGTTCGCACACGGTTTGGTTTTGCGCTCCTTGTTGAGATTTTCGACGGCGGTGTGGATGGCTTGGTCGAGATGGTCCGGGTCGCGGAAGGTTTGATGGGCGAGGAAGTGCCGCTTCAGGTCGCGCCAGACGTGTTCGATGTCGTTCAGTTCGGGAGCGTACTTCGGCAGCCATTCGACGCTCAGCCAGGGCCGGGTGGCGAGCGCGGCCCGCGACGCCTTGCTGGTGTGGATGGGTCCGTTGTCGAGGACGATCACGACCGGCTTCGTCTGTTGTCCGGGGCGTGGACCGTAGAGTTCGTCGAGCCGCGCCAGCAAGGCGATGAAGTCGCTGCTTCTCTTGGTCCGGCTGGTCTCGACGAGGAGGGTGCCGGCAACGACGTCGAGCACGCCGATCATCGCCACCTTGCGCGCCTGGCCGGGCGCTTCGACGCGCAGGTCGGCGCCGCGCCTGGCCCAGGCATGGGCGAGATAAGGGTGGGTGAGCGCTTCCGACTCGTCCTGGAACAGCAGCACGATGTCGCCGGCCTGCGCCTGTTGCTTGAACAGCCGAAGGCGCAGGCCCGAGCGGTCGACGGCTTGGGCATCCTGCCGCCCGTTCAGCGTGTGCCGGGGCCGCCGCCAGCGAAAGCCTTTTTGCGCATCACCACGCTCAGCCGTGACTTGGAGATCCGCAGGCCGCGTCGCGTCTCGATCTCGTCCTGCAACCGCGGCAACGTCCAGTTCGGCCGATCGGAAACCTCGTCCGCCAGCACCTCCGAGACCACCGACAGCGCCGCCAGCGCCTTCACCGGCTCCGGCCCCGGCGCCTTGCGGGCGCGCAGCCCCGAAACCCCCTCGCGGCCGAACGTCCAGCGCCAATGGCGCACGCTGTCCGGCTTGACCGAGAATGCCTCGGCAATGCGAAGGCTCGACCAGCCTTCCAGCGACAGCAAAATCCCCCGCGCCCGATCCGCCTCCTCCCGATCCGACGACCCGGCCAGCGCACGCAATTCCCGGCACTGCTCCACCGTTGCGACGACACGAGGACGACCCGCCATGACAACACCAAAATCCAGTGGCCCCTCCACCAGATTCTGCCATATGTGCACCGCCCAAGGGAATCCTGCTTAGACCGTTTCCCCAGCTCAACCGCGTGCCGCTGCATCTGGCTTGTGAGCGGTGCGGGGCGGGGGCTAACGTCAGCGTTGATCTCGCCCCTGGCTTCAGGTGTACGCCTTGGACCCTGGCCCCGCTTCCGCTGCACCGCCGCCGCCGCCCCGGCCCTGGCTGCGGCGCAACCGCGCCTGGGTCGCGATCCTCGGCACTGTTGCCGTGCTACTGGTGGCCGCGGGGGTGACGATCCGCTATGGGCCGCAACTGGTGGCGCGCCAGGTGGTTGCCACATACCTGGACGGGCTGAACATCGATACCAGCGGCGTCGAGACGCTGCGGCTGCGGCCGTTGCGCGGCGAGTTGTCGTTCGGGCCGGTCACCTTTCGCGGCGCCGATGCGCAGCACGGGCAGGTGGGGCAGATCGGCGTCAAGATCGACGTCACCCGGCTGCTGCACCGGCAG is a genomic window of Rhodospirillales bacterium containing:
- a CDS encoding structural protein P5, producing the protein MQTMLPRGIRNNNPLNIRLVAENRWQGRVPPKHNSDGAFEQFEDPIMGLRAAAVLLIAHYDRRHLDTIRKLVEVWAPPNENDTEAYARTVAKASGFDIGEPLDLHDHACLKPILVAMIRVENGRQPYTGAQIDAALVRAGVMPPERSLQQTRTVKAGQVAAAGTIGAGAIGVIQETVGQAHDALASIVPYLDAAKWGLLAVTLIGIGVMLWARIDDRRQGLR
- a CDS encoding transposase — protein: MQGAAKKKFRWRRPRHTLKGRQVAAEVDRVGLRLHLLKQQADAGDVVLLYGDESEALTHPYLARAWAMTGADLRVPAPGQAKKVAMLGSLDYKTRQLIVHTSKTKRSSDFVAHLEQLDRLYGPKPGQPVKPVVLVEDNGPIHTSKLSQAALAARAHWLTVEWLPKYAGVERHRNRLARSQGASPRPPDLRRRQRA
- a CDS encoding helix-turn-helix domain-containing protein, translating into MAALAALAGSRDRGEADRSRAVLLTVSGWTSGRIAEAFGVREDTVRLWRSDFMRGGVDALTATVAPGPAPVKSEAPLRVAMPLLAEPVADRPNWTIPRLRAEIEAREGVSISRSQLCKALRKKSSVGGVPGTR
- a CDS encoding DUF262 domain-containing protein, which gives rise to MSKSADDSLPKDEETDEPPYSEETFEDKDDDADGGESRPELQIPLRERKLVTQPFDFIVSSIEQQIKDGSLVLQDHFQRRRVWDDTKASRLIESLLLNVPIPVCYFAESEDGAYSVIDGQQRLTSIYRYLTNQFSLRGLRVRPEINRKRFVELDPSDQRLIRTRTIRCIALQKESNPDIRFDVFERLNSGSVKLTAQELRNSTYRGRLNALIRELCEDKLFQKLRGASGLDKRMRDAELILRFFAFHYAPSAYKGYFAPFLDNYLASGIRMSDVDIERHRTLFLETIQKVEDVFGDKAFRRFDKNGNAENQINRAIYDVIMLTFARIDKGALEGSKSELVRTFCEMCNNDKVFFDAIIQATRDKTRINNRLAQWIYNLRQLGIHCPDIVFG
- a CDS encoding carotenoid 1,2-hydratase — protein: MRRLFAALHFAVLVCLLIVPVPASAAGGGTPAVQQADPTYRIRFPEDEGSHPAFGKEWWYISGWLDVPDGDALGFQITFFRLRQDHGEDGRSLSEPRQIFVGHAALSDPAQGAVLHDQRVAPADSGQAGAREGAMDVRMGDWSLAREAGGAYVIAFPARGFTLALRLEPTQPPMLNGDHGYSQKTPDPTVASHYYSVPQLAVNGTVTRGDRALPVTGTAWLDREWFTAPEWIAQPRWDWIGINMADGGAFMASRVRDHDGNPLWAFGSIRDALGTLTVLGPTEVAFTPLRQWRSSSTGIVFPVAWRVRVGEREVTIEPMMDDQEYDARETSRLVYWEGAARALEDGRPVGRGYLELTGYGPAQP
- a CDS encoding helix-turn-helix domain-containing protein, which produces MAGRPRVVATVEQCRELRALAGSSDREEADRARGILLSLEGWSSLRIAEAFSVKPDSVRHWRWTFGREGVSGLRARKAPGPEPVKALAALSVVSEVLADEVSDRPNWTLPRLQDEIETRRGLRISKSRLSVVMRKKAFAGGGPGTR